The proteins below are encoded in one region of Sinorhizobium meliloti:
- the cyaK gene encoding adenylate cyclase CyaK: MNDFRELRLSSRRVKLAALTAFVAALVSAVSLTGTWSLVDLRAYDYLSIVGRPTLPEDGPVIVAIDEPSMAEIGSQWPWPRALHARLIQALRVAGARAIALDVIFAEPAAAPENDQALAEVLGSDVVLAGDETLIRTPQAEQFVRTEPLPVFLERGAKVGIASVDLSGDGTLRQIPSYPDGLAVTLATVAGAKPAHPPRRALMQTFGPARTYPTVSYYQALDPESFLPEETFRGRVVIVGLSLQNAPTISGGGIDAFATSDTVFSRGLVAGAEIHATIYDNLVHRLFVKRAGAAVAVTAIVLASLAAALAVLGSTSWKTLGYGALALILIFLASYGLMRLAHVFVSPLAPALAFLGVAVGQAGLDYAEERRRRRAITRAFSQYLSPALVERLARDPSQLKLGGERRTLTVLFCDVRGFTTISEDMKDDPEGLTTLINRLLTPLSEAVLNRRGTIDKYIGDCLMAFWNAPLDDPDHAVHAVQAARDMLTALGDLNAELEAEAKAAGRPPKTLRIGIGINTGECVVGNMGSARRFDYSALGDAVNLASRLEGASKDYGVPLLLGERTATLAARKFAVAELDRITVKGRSAVSPVFTLADGASEPALERHRAYLARKYSGEIAADDGLFDELKAALPPLARYYERERERLLK, from the coding sequence ATGAACGACTTTCGCGAGCTTCGCCTTTCCTCCCGGCGGGTAAAGCTTGCCGCGCTGACGGCCTTCGTGGCCGCCCTCGTCTCGGCTGTCTCGCTGACCGGTACGTGGTCGCTGGTGGACCTGCGCGCCTATGACTATCTCTCGATCGTCGGCCGGCCAACGCTACCGGAAGACGGCCCCGTTATCGTCGCGATTGACGAACCGTCTATGGCCGAGATCGGCAGCCAGTGGCCTTGGCCGCGCGCCCTGCACGCCCGGCTGATCCAGGCGCTGAGAGTCGCCGGCGCCAGGGCGATCGCACTCGACGTGATCTTCGCCGAACCGGCCGCCGCGCCGGAGAACGATCAGGCGCTTGCCGAAGTCCTCGGGTCCGATGTGGTGCTTGCCGGCGACGAGACGCTGATCCGGACACCGCAGGCAGAGCAGTTCGTCCGGACCGAGCCTCTTCCCGTCTTTCTGGAGCGGGGCGCCAAGGTGGGCATCGCCTCGGTCGACCTCAGCGGCGACGGCACGCTCAGGCAGATTCCCTCCTATCCAGACGGCTTGGCCGTGACGCTCGCAACCGTCGCCGGTGCAAAACCTGCCCATCCGCCGAGACGAGCCCTGATGCAGACCTTCGGCCCGGCGCGCACCTACCCGACCGTTTCCTACTATCAGGCGCTCGACCCCGAAAGTTTCCTTCCGGAAGAAACGTTCCGCGGTCGGGTCGTCATCGTGGGCCTGAGCCTGCAGAACGCCCCGACCATCTCGGGCGGCGGCATCGATGCCTTCGCCACCTCCGACACGGTCTTTTCCCGCGGTCTCGTCGCCGGCGCCGAGATCCACGCGACCATCTACGACAATCTCGTGCACCGGCTGTTCGTCAAGCGGGCGGGAGCGGCGGTCGCCGTCACCGCGATCGTCCTCGCCAGCCTTGCCGCAGCCCTTGCCGTCCTCGGGTCGACAAGCTGGAAGACGCTCGGATACGGCGCCCTCGCCCTTATTCTGATCTTTCTTGCAAGCTACGGCCTGATGCGCCTCGCCCATGTGTTCGTCTCGCCGCTCGCACCGGCACTTGCTTTTCTCGGCGTGGCAGTCGGGCAGGCCGGCCTCGACTATGCGGAAGAAAGGCGACGACGACGCGCGATCACCCGTGCCTTCTCGCAGTATCTCTCGCCCGCGCTCGTCGAGCGGCTGGCGAGAGACCCCTCGCAATTGAAGCTCGGCGGCGAAAGACGGACGCTGACGGTACTCTTCTGCGACGTTCGCGGCTTCACCACCATATCGGAGGACATGAAGGACGATCCGGAGGGGCTGACGACGCTCATCAACCGGCTCCTGACCCCTCTTTCGGAGGCGGTGCTCAACCGGCGCGGCACGATCGACAAATATATCGGCGACTGCCTGATGGCATTCTGGAACGCGCCGCTCGACGATCCGGACCATGCCGTCCATGCCGTTCAGGCGGCGCGCGACATGCTCACCGCCCTCGGCGATCTCAACGCGGAGCTGGAAGCCGAGGCGAAAGCGGCGGGACGTCCGCCGAAGACGCTGAGGATCGGCATCGGCATCAACACGGGCGAATGCGTCGTCGGCAATATGGGCTCGGCCCGCCGCTTCGATTATTCGGCACTGGGCGACGCGGTCAATCTCGCCTCCCGCCTCGAAGGTGCCTCCAAGGACTACGGCGTGCCGCTGCTCCTCGGCGAGCGTACGGCAACACTTGCCGCCCGGAAATTTGCGGTTGCCGAGCTCGACCGCATCACCGTCAAGGGACGCAGCGCGGTCTCCCCCGTCTTCACCCTGGCCGACGGCGCTTCGGAACCGGCGCTCGAACGCCACCGCGCCTACCTCGCCCGGAAATACAGCGGCGAGATCGCTGCCGATGACGGCTTGTTCGATGAACTCAAGGCGGCGCTGCCGCCGCTCGCGCGCTATTACGAGCGTGAGCGGGAACGGCTGCTGAAATAG
- a CDS encoding ABC transporter ATP-binding protein codes for MPAAPLEVDNLSAGYGPTRVLEGISFSVPAGARLAVLGRNGMGKTTLLATLAGQTRRYDGRIRIGDADVTALPSASRALKGLGFVPQARCVFPSLTVEENLFVGLKGRPKTALSEAYQMFPRLYERRRNLGSQLSGGEQQMLSTARSILGRPSVLLLDEPLEGLAPVICEELMKAFAELAKTGDMTILLVEQRIQSALDFADRVIILERGRLAWSGTPEALAKEHATVERLLGVGGLH; via the coding sequence ATGCCGGCAGCGCCGCTTGAGGTCGACAATCTCTCCGCCGGCTATGGGCCGACGCGGGTGCTGGAAGGGATTTCCTTTTCGGTGCCTGCCGGCGCGCGGCTTGCGGTTCTCGGGCGTAACGGCATGGGCAAGACGACGCTGCTCGCTACGCTCGCCGGCCAGACGCGGCGCTATGACGGGCGCATCCGCATCGGCGATGCCGACGTGACCGCGCTGCCGAGCGCATCACGCGCGCTGAAAGGCCTCGGTTTCGTGCCGCAGGCGCGCTGCGTCTTCCCGTCGCTGACGGTCGAGGAAAATCTCTTCGTCGGCCTCAAGGGCCGGCCGAAGACGGCGCTGAGCGAGGCCTATCAAATGTTTCCGCGCCTCTACGAGAGGCGCCGAAACCTCGGCTCGCAGCTTTCCGGCGGCGAGCAGCAGATGTTGTCTACCGCCCGCTCGATCCTCGGCCGGCCCTCGGTCCTGCTTCTCGACGAGCCGCTCGAAGGTCTGGCGCCGGTCATCTGCGAAGAGCTGATGAAGGCTTTCGCCGAGCTCGCGAAGACCGGCGACATGACCATCCTGCTCGTTGAACAGCGCATCCAGAGCGCACTCGATTTCGCCGACCGGGTGATCATCCTCGAGCGCGGCAGGCTCGCCTGGAGCGGAACGCCGGAGGCGCTGGCGAAGGAGCACGCCACGGTCGAGCGGCTGCTGGGGGTTGGCGGGCTGCATTGA
- a CDS encoding ABC transporter ATP-binding protein, producing the protein MSAIFEVRNLKRSFGGLAVTNDVSFSMAPGDRVALIGPNGAGKTTFVNLVTGNLKPDAGEVRIGGETVTNVDAIGRVRRGLVRSFQVTRLFQDMTPAEHVALAVLQRDGRAGRMFGNFLAMPGVMAEAGSLLGKLGLRDLAHRPVREIAYGQQRLLEIAVALALKPRVLLLDEPAAGVPQSDTGRIEQALADLPDDLAVLMIEHDMDLVFRFAKRVIVLAAGTVIFDGSPADVTKDPRVREAYLGSYADAGSAA; encoded by the coding sequence ATGAGCGCCATATTCGAAGTCAGAAATCTCAAGCGTTCCTTCGGCGGTCTCGCCGTCACCAACGATGTCAGCTTTTCCATGGCACCGGGCGACCGCGTCGCGTTGATCGGCCCGAACGGTGCCGGCAAGACGACCTTCGTCAATCTCGTCACCGGCAATCTGAAGCCGGACGCCGGAGAGGTACGGATCGGCGGCGAAACCGTCACCAACGTCGACGCGATCGGCCGCGTCCGCCGCGGACTCGTGCGTTCGTTCCAGGTGACGCGCCTTTTCCAGGACATGACGCCCGCCGAGCACGTGGCGCTCGCGGTCCTGCAGCGCGACGGCCGGGCGGGGCGCATGTTCGGCAATTTCCTGGCGATGCCCGGGGTGATGGCGGAGGCCGGTAGCCTGCTCGGCAAGCTTGGCCTGCGCGATCTCGCGCACCGGCCGGTGCGCGAGATCGCCTACGGCCAGCAGCGGCTGCTGGAGATCGCGGTGGCCCTGGCGCTCAAACCGAGGGTGCTGCTGCTCGACGAGCCGGCAGCCGGCGTGCCGCAGAGCGACACGGGCCGCATCGAGCAGGCGCTCGCCGATCTTCCCGATGACCTCGCCGTGCTGATGATCGAGCACGACATGGATCTCGTCTTCCGCTTCGCCAAGCGCGTGATCGTGCTTGCTGCCGGCACGGTCATCTTCGACGGCTCTCCAGCCGACGTCACCAAAGATCCGCGTGTGCGCGAAGCCTATCTCGGGAGCTATGCCGATGCCGGCAGCGCCGCTTGA
- a CDS encoding branched-chain amino acid ABC transporter permease yields MATMNEAATALSAGRRGLGRDLAGLAVILVLAGIGYLFFPNNLALLTRITAIALLVLSLDLVTGYCGVATLGHAALFGSGAYAAGIAAVHFGITDPLLMLAAGIFGGALAGLACGVVILRAHGLPQLVLSIALIHLFHEFANKASSWTGGSDGLAGIAPDPLIGLFAFDLWGRTAYVFGVVLLAIVFVLLRLVVRSPFGMLCRGIREDPIRIRAMGASPTIALLKMYVISGAVAGVGGALNAVSTQVVGLDSLSFTLSAESLVMLVLGGTGSLIGALTGTIVFMFFEDLVSAANPFHWLTMVGALLIAVVLFAPKGLYGTAAEIIAQRRGAGR; encoded by the coding sequence ATGGCAACGATGAACGAAGCAGCCACGGCACTTTCTGCGGGCAGGCGGGGGCTCGGCCGCGATCTTGCGGGCCTCGCGGTGATCCTCGTGCTGGCCGGGATCGGCTATCTCTTCTTTCCGAACAATCTGGCGCTGCTCACCCGCATCACAGCGATCGCGCTGCTGGTACTCTCGCTCGATCTCGTCACCGGCTATTGCGGCGTCGCGACGCTCGGCCATGCCGCGCTGTTCGGCAGCGGCGCCTATGCCGCCGGTATCGCGGCCGTGCATTTCGGCATCACCGATCCGCTCCTCATGCTCGCCGCCGGCATTTTCGGCGGTGCGCTGGCGGGGCTCGCCTGCGGGGTCGTGATCCTTCGGGCGCACGGTCTCCCGCAGCTGGTGCTCTCGATCGCCCTCATCCATCTGTTCCATGAATTCGCCAACAAGGCCTCGTCCTGGACGGGGGGAAGCGACGGATTGGCCGGCATCGCGCCCGATCCGCTCATCGGCCTTTTCGCCTTCGACCTCTGGGGCCGCACGGCCTATGTCTTTGGCGTCGTGCTGCTCGCAATCGTCTTCGTGCTCCTGCGCCTCGTCGTGCGCTCGCCCTTCGGCATGCTTTGCCGCGGCATCAGGGAGGACCCGATCCGCATTCGGGCGATGGGCGCGTCGCCGACGATCGCCCTCCTCAAGATGTATGTGATTTCCGGCGCGGTCGCCGGCGTTGGCGGGGCGCTCAACGCCGTCTCGACGCAGGTCGTCGGTCTCGACAGTCTCTCCTTCACGCTCTCGGCCGAAAGCCTGGTCATGCTTGTTCTCGGCGGTACCGGCTCGCTCATCGGGGCGCTTACCGGCACGATCGTCTTCATGTTCTTCGAAGACCTCGTCTCGGCGGCCAACCCGTTCCATTGGCTGACCATGGTCGGGGCCCTGTTGATCGCGGTCGTGCTCTTTGCGCCGAAAGGGCTTTACGGCACGGCCGCAGAGATCATCGCGCAGCGACGTGGGGCGGGCCGATGA
- a CDS encoding branched-chain amino acid ABC transporter permease: MQTIFSIAVDALAYGMVLFVISIGLSVTLGLMRVVNLAHGAFAMIGGYIASYAARDLGLGYGAAVLIAVFGTIVIAIPIERLLYRRIYGQPELTQVLMTIGISFCIIGIANYVFGPTLKTIPLPPSLEGSADLGFRSIAVHRIFAIVCGLAVAGALWFAIEKTAFGVKLRAAVDNAAMAAALGVRTEVVYAVSFAVAVGLAAFGGVVGAELLPVEPYYALRYMVTFLVVVSVGGAGSIPGALAACLLLGGIDTTGRYLMPEFGEFFFYLAVIAIVCLFPRGLAGRMK; this comes from the coding sequence ATGCAAACCATCTTCAGCATAGCCGTCGATGCGCTCGCCTATGGCATGGTGCTGTTCGTGATCTCGATCGGCCTTTCGGTCACGCTCGGCCTCATGCGCGTCGTCAATCTTGCCCACGGCGCCTTTGCGATGATCGGCGGCTATATCGCATCCTATGCGGCGCGTGATCTCGGGCTCGGCTACGGCGCCGCGGTGCTGATCGCGGTCTTCGGCACGATCGTCATCGCCATCCCGATCGAGCGCCTGCTCTACCGCCGCATCTACGGTCAGCCGGAGCTGACTCAGGTGCTGATGACGATCGGGATCAGCTTCTGCATCATCGGCATTGCCAACTACGTCTTCGGCCCGACTCTCAAGACGATCCCGCTGCCGCCGAGCCTTGAGGGCTCCGCCGATCTCGGCTTCCGTTCGATCGCCGTGCACCGGATCTTCGCGATCGTCTGCGGCCTCGCCGTTGCCGGAGCCCTCTGGTTTGCCATCGAGAAGACCGCCTTCGGGGTGAAACTCAGGGCCGCCGTCGACAATGCGGCGATGGCGGCAGCACTCGGGGTGCGCACGGAGGTCGTCTATGCCGTGAGTTTCGCCGTCGCCGTGGGCCTTGCCGCGTTCGGCGGCGTCGTCGGCGCGGAACTGCTGCCGGTCGAGCCCTATTATGCGCTCAGATACATGGTCACCTTCCTGGTGGTCGTTTCCGTCGGCGGTGCAGGGTCGATCCCGGGTGCGCTTGCCGCCTGCCTGCTGCTTGGCGGCATCGATACGACGGGGCGCTATCTCATGCCGGAATTCGGGGAATTCTTCTTCTATCTCGCCGTCATCGCCATCGTCTGCCTATTTCCGCGCGGCCTTGCCGGGAGGATGAAGTAG